Genomic DNA from Parambassis ranga chromosome 5, fParRan2.1, whole genome shotgun sequence:
ttttctgtttaattAGTCATTCACTCATTTGGTCTCTCTGGGAACGCATCACCAGTAAATGGTTGTTAAAATCTTAATTACAAACTGTGAAATGAcccaaatacacaaaaacacatgaaaagatGAGCTGCTGCTTTAAACCACAAAATAACAGTGTGCTTAACAAACAGGTAAAGCGCTGACTGAGACTGAGGCATCTCTGCTGTAGCATAAATAAATAGTCTCTTCACTCACCCTCCTCACACATGCAGTCGTCGTAACATTTGTTGTTGAGGCCTCTGTTGTGAGGTTTACACTCGTGTTGCCTCAGGTCACAACAAGAACCTTTgataaaagacacacaactttaaacatgcaaacacacatggcATTGTTCAACAATTAAAGGTTCATACGCAACTGTTATATTGTGCATGGATTCATGTGACCCTTCTATAACAGCATGGATTAGGACGGTCTCGGTATGTATGGTGGTAGGTCTGGTGTGCAAAAAataggctaatgttagctttttAGCTAAGGAAAGGTCTGTAAAAACTATACTAATTTAAACTGTGTGGATGGATCTGCCTGCTAAATTACTTTAGCAGCTAATGTAAACAGCACCAGATCCATGCTCTGTAGCTTCACTGCAGCAAGCTGGCTAAGCTATCGTTGCTAACTTACAACATTACCTCACAAATGAAAAGGATCCACAACACAAACGTGTGCATGATGTATCAATCATTAACAACTGATTTCTAGCAGCCAAGCATGATGCGGTGCAGATGCGGTTAGCTCCAtgacacaaaaaacataaacacgAAGAGAAACATCAAAAAACTGTAGACTGAACCGATGCTGACTGAGGTTGACTTTTAATGTGTCCACTCTGCAGAAAATGACAAGATGTACACATGAGCAGTGGGTGGatagtaagaaaaaaaaacccagctcAGCTTTATGTGATATAAATGATTCATTTTCAGCACTGAACTGTGGCCGGAGTGATGTATATAATTGATGTTTAAACTGACCTGGGAGACAATCCAGGTGGTGGTCGCATGGCTCGACTGCATCAGCATCTGCAGTCACATTCCCACTGCTGAGGTTCTTACTCCGCCTCTTGTCTGCGGCAAGAACAAGAAATAGCTTGAAAGTATTTTAATCAATATGTGACCAAATGTTGATAGATTCATATTATGAAATTCAGTCAAATAATGGCttatttttaattcatattACTGCAGACTGAAATATTGCAAGAAATGTGATGGATTGACAGAAAAAACAGATATTTACAGTCTCTTGGGGATACATTCAAATGATGATGGAGAGCCACCTGACATTTTATTGGTCAATATTCATTGATATATTGATAACCACCAAATGCCATAGGGTGCAGTCATGCAGTTTAACTGCTAAATCTATTCATTGTGTTATgtgttaaagctacagtgcaggaCTATTTGTCTCCCcctactggcagtatgaatGATTACACAAACTCTGTTTATAGCAATAATTAGTCAATTATGTTGGCTTCTTAATTAAAGTCGTTCTTCCTGACCTTTCTTCCTGGAAGATGGCCAGTTGTCTGCAGGTTTCATGTCCTCATAGTCTGTCCAGTCAAAGAGCGTCATGTCCAACGTTGGCATCACCTCCCCTTGTCCTTTTCCTCGTCCAGACCtctgaaaacaaaagcataaCTTGAAGATACACCTTATATCTTAGATATACATACATACTAAGCAAATATAAAGGTGtgtctttaaaaaacacatctaaatgtGATGCTGTCCAACATATGAGCTACTGAAGAGAATACTGCAGTTCAGTTAACCCGCAGCAGCAGTGGACAGGCTGTGGTTAGCTCACTGCAGGTAAACATTCAGTAAGATCATAATAAACACATTAGACATGTGTTGTGACTACCAGCAGTGATGCTGCATTGATTCATAAAATGCCCCAAGTGAGAGTACAGAGATGGCAGCAGAGCTTTAAGAACCAATCAATTGGTAACAGAAAACATGGCCGCccctcactgacacacaaacacacaggggacTTACAGTTCATTACCCACAACCACAGAGTGTATTTGTTCTCAGTAAGGCCAGCAGGCACACTACAAGATTTTTAATATTCAGGTACTGTATGTATGATGGCATGCTATATTATAACTTTTTAACAAGTAAATGCCCACAGAACATGTCTTTCAAGTGTTCCCACAGATTCTTCCATCATCCTTACATACCCATATATGAACCAGGCTGTTTGAATGTCTGTATCTTTGAAAAGCCactatggccccgttcacactggagaaagttaatccagctagagtaggattgtattcggatagtctttaagctggatacgttcagacctattttcaaatctggcacacacacacgcgtgtccgcgctcaatccggcttgtttgttgtcctccgaaccgctaggtggcgcctcgtaatatacagagtccgttcaggccacggtaggaccgaGTGTGCgaatgcgtcgtgcgttttttttgtcccgtgtagCTCGTTCCTTCGtttttttcggtttaaaaagcagtttattcctttgtagccctgtggaaaataaactcggggcaaagctgtcatagttcgatggttgtttacatacggcttttgtaaataacccggacactgtccccgtgaaccggaagtatcacgtcgctagccggattttcTAGCTAGATtcgcggtgttcacactcagaaaaaatctatcaggatatatccagatacggcccgaatcctgctctagctggattgatttcctaGTGTGAACTGGGTATATGACTATTTTTAACCAGCCTGGGGGAGGGGCTtatccccttatgacatcacaaaATTCAGACACACTCAGGCAGTAAATAAAGAGGTTTCTGTTGCAATTATTTTCCGTTTTTAAGCTTAAGCTAAGATTTTAAGCTTGTGCTTTTTTCAGTTCAGCCTCCTTTATGCCTGTACCTGCTGCATTAAGttctacaaaaaaacatttgttcccTCATGTCTGCTCGTGTACCTGGtgttctgctgttctttttaaAGTCACTCCTCTGGTCTGACAATCACCTTGCCTGCCCTTTCCAAACcaagctgcttcctgctgttcTGTCTTTCAGACCATATCTTCGCAGCTgttaccctcctcctcctcctccccatctCCACCTCACCCTGGTTGTCCATCAGCTGAACTTTGCTCCTTTAACATCAGCATCTAGACTCCTGGATTCTATAACCCATCAGAAATATCTGCTGTTGTCGACACATTTTAAAGAGAGCAAAAATTAGAACAATCATATATGTTTGCATGCCTggaataaatgtaaatgttcttCCTCAATAAAATATCATTATACAGATGAGTGCTTTAAGGCCTtactgcaaaacaaacaaaacctccTCAGTGACTTAGTCATCAACTCAGTTTTTATGCAACAAAAGCCATACAACATGgtttctgccattttcttccCTCTGGGGgaacaaaacagaaatgttaCACAGCATAATTAAGTCAGCAGGATTTTCAGATGTATCTTGAGGCAAACTTCATCCATCAGAAAAAAACCTCCCGGTGGAAACGGATCCATACTTGCTTCCTTTCACCCTCAGGAAATAAGCCTATGGAAATATCAATTATATTAATTGCAGGGGGCTACCTGCTTCTCCTCGGCTGCTCATTAAGCCATCAGCAGAAGATCGAACATTAATTAAGGGGCCTTGCAGCATGTGCCTGCCACTAAATCTGTGTTCagcttttttcttctgttgGAGTCTGAATACAGTGGCTGATATCTTTATAAGACAGAGATGACAGATGACTGGTATTACGTGGTACGTCAACATTTGTTTCTTCACACTTCTGGTCCTTAACTAGAGCTTTAAATGAGATTTTTTTGACTTGGTGCAAATCCAAAAAGTCCTTAAATCAAAACACCCGACAAAGATCAATGAAGCCTGTCCTAATCAATGACCACTGTCTGTATTCATATAGAGCTTTTCTACCTGCTCAGAAGTACTTAAAGCACTTTATACTACTTAAAAGGGTAAATGTCCCTTTTActgcgcacaaacacacaaacaccaacaacTTGGGGCACCGGGGCAACTGGTGCAACAACTGGGGGTAACTTATGGTTGATTGCCATCAGGGCAGGGGTTTGAATTACGGACCTGATGGTTAGTTGACAACCACTCTACCAACTGAGCCATATCTGCCCATCAAATTGTGTATTTAAATGGATGCTCCAGGAAGAAAAAGCTTGTTATAAATAGGAGAGTTTAGACTAATAAAATGCCCCAGAAATCCgcaatagactggtgacctgtccagggtgtaccctgcctctcaccagGCCAGGCGAGGAGCTGAttgttacagttgttttgctaaTAATTGACATCTGACTCATCAGTGGTACTACAAAGCAGAACCACGAGCCAAGTGCCCCCCCCCATATAgatccatgttaaaatgtccaactttacaggaGGAACTCTGGTAAGAGGTATTTCTTGTTGTTCAGGCTCCAGCTCTTCTCAtgcttaaaatgtttttttttaatagccaGGAAGTAGCCGGAGCCAGGTACCACCAAGTAAGCActccagatgtttgaaaatTCTGAGTATTTCTTTATTAATCCCACTGGATGTGTAAGAGTAGTTCTATTTGATATCTCAAATGATGTTTTCTTCAGTATATCAGTTCAAACAGAGCTAGTCATCCTCTGCTGGATCTAGTATTTCCCTCATATGCATCACAAGCTGTAAAAGCTTTCTATTCATTTTCTACTGACAGCTAATTTGTAACCACTCTGAATGAGTCTCAGGAAAACATGTatcatcttctttcttcttatTAAGCTTTGTGTTGGGTGGATGTGACAGGTGGTGAGTGGTGCCCCCATGAACCCCTGCAGATTCTTCATAACGTGTGCCCACAGCcagacacatacaaaaaaaaaagatagattCAGCTCTGACAGGGTTTCTAATAAAAGAACAGGAAGGTAGTTACAGGAAACGTGTGATTTTGACCCCAGAGGTGTAGTTTTATTATACAGAACGTGGGCGTATCTATCACACGCACACTGCGACCACGAGCCAGAGAGTTTGGTTTGCCGGGGGAAATGTTCCGCCAGCAGTACTTTCAGCTTCACACTGTAGAGAGTGCCATTTCTAAGATGAGCTATGAGGTTTGCGGCGGCATAACGGCAGTAATGGGGCCCATTTTCACTTTATTCCAAAACCCCCCCACGCCTTTATACACACATACTGGAATCACACTGAGGCCCAACAGACACTGCCTTTAATAAGCGCTTTAGTTTCGTTGGGGTTACCTGGGGTTTGGTGGAGGCCGGGGGCAGCGTTGGGGGATGCTCGTTCATCACCGTGGTAACCATGGAAGAGCCAGAGCCAAAGGCGCCGATGATGGGGGAGGGAGGTTCACTGGGTGGGGTCATGCtgagagagggggaggtggCAGAAGAGAAGGGAGGATCCTCGAACACATCTGTGTCCCTCACCATGGAGCTCAGCTCAGGCTCCGGAGGAAACCCTGGACACCCAGATGGAAAACAATGCTCtgataaaaacatctttaaatcaTAGTAAAAATACCAACTTAAATTTTTGGTTGCATTTGAAGCAGCTAAATAGATTTCACCCATTTATTTTTTCTGCTCAAATTAATAAAAGGTCTTTAACTGTTGTTTGCTTGTCCTGAAAAACATTTCGGACCTGGTGTTTGTGGATCTGATCGCTCACCTTTTCTGTGTCGCCCCTTGTCACGTCGGCCACCTTGTCTCCTGTGCTCAAAATGGTGCTTGTGTCCATTCCCGTGTCCATGTCCTCGTCCCTTGCGTGTCCCCAGAAGGTGGTTGTCCCAGACCTGGGCTGCACCTTTCACTcgacctctgtctctgtcccttcCCGGGCCCATCTCCAGTCTAACAGGACTCAGTCCTTCCAGGCCCATTCCGTCATCTTCAGGCCTGGCCAGAGGGTGTGGGGGCCTGTGAGAGAGCAGTCCGGCTCCACCTTTTCCACCTTTGGCAGCACGGGCCCTCTGGCCCCCATGACCTCCCTGTTCCCTGCTGTAACCGTGACCCTGTGGACCTTGTGGAGGGTACTGCAGGGTATTGCTGCCACCTGCTGAGCTCTGTGCCTGTCTCCTTTTGCCATGAGGAGCTCCTGGCTCGGCACTGTGTGACAGTGCCAAGGTGGCAAAGAGGGCCGCCAGCAGCAGACTCCAGCAGAGAGCCATTATCCGTCCAGCAGAGCGCTACCTGCCGGGGCGAAAAAAATATAACTCACCACATATTCCAGTGCATAATTTCAATCAACATTATGGCTTCCTTTGTTATCATAAATATTATTAGTATGTTGTACACACCCATAGTTCATCTACCAAGAAATCAAACACTTGACTTCCATCTGGGTCTATTGATATCCAACAGAACAAACATTATTTAGCAGCTGATTGTTTGGTGAAGCTACAGTTGTTTTGCTCACATTGGGCATCTGGATCATCAGTGGAGAAGCAGAcatacagcagaggaagagctACATCAGCCTCTCAAGTGCACACATTTAGGTTGGAGGAGGCGATAAAGAGATGGACAGAAgcatgttcttctttttttctagctGCACATCAACGCCTTACTCAATATAAGATACTGCAGTGCGCACATCCTTCATCACTGCCTATTCAGTGGTCTCGAGAGGTCTCCAACCGTTCATTACAAAAGTCAACATATCTGTGAGGTGTGACTGAACTGAAATATGAGGTTCTGTGTATATGCATTAAAAGCCTGGCACCTCATTTAGACCAGAATAAAATGGTGTTTAGTCTAAATACCAAAGCACTCGAGTGGAAAGGAGAGAGATCCCAGGATACATAATAGTCAGGCTCAATTTATATTGTGATTTAATGTCACTGCAGGTTTATTTGTATTCATGATGTTGTTGTGCAGTTATTTTCGGTGATTATAGTGTTACAGAACATCTACATTTCCTAAGGGGTTATATATTTAAAGAGGGATGGTACTTTTTCCCTGTGTCATAATTTATGAATAGACAAGACAGTAGTCCATTGAACATTTCTGTTTAAATCCTATTAAAAGAGAAATGGCAGCAAAAGGGTTAATAACGTCAATCTCAAATGCCGCACAGAGTTAGCTACTGCTGCTTTGTAAGCAATCTACTCTGCTAATATTGCTAACAGTCAGCTAGCAAATTTTACAGTTAACATCGAACAACCGACTCtgagaaagaaaatgagaaaaagaacATATCCATATGAAACGTAGAAAATAAAGCCCACTCTTAATCATCATTTtacaatatacatatatattttattttttatttatttctaagtAATTTTGACTAAATTAGTTAAATACTATGTATTAGCAAAGGAAGTATAtttaatttagatttttctGTATATTTCTGCAGTATTTTGTATAATAATATATGTATGCAGTGACttgaacttttattttgaaagacctATACTGATGTCCTGCACTGGTCTacagaaaatgtttcattattGCAGCCTAATGTTCTTATATTTTAATCATGACACCACATAATATACTGGTCCTATCTGAACAGTGTCTGAACAAGCTATGGTTTGTTGTGTCCTCTACTTAAATAGGTTGAGAGAATCCATcgccgcagacacacacagacacacacagacacacacagacacacacacacgttatggTGCTGTGGCAGGTGACTCCtttgtgtttaaacacaaaCGGCATGGCAAGGCATACAGAAAATCAATGAGGGAGAAGTATTGAGTTGCTGgcgatggtgtgtgtgtgtgtgtgtgtgtgtactttgtgtgtgtggtggagttGAGAGGGTTGATAAGGTCTGTGCTCTTtcatcacactgacacacaccaagtttaaaaaaaaacacacccctGGGTTTACAGCAGGTTATTTCGATGTTTCTAAAAACAGGacaaaggttgtgtgtgtgtgtaggacggAGAGGATGCTTGTGATGTCAGGGGCAAATTTGAAGTGCCGGTGCAGGCATCGCCCCGAGGGATTTACAGGCAGACTGCGTCCGCTGGCCTCTGGTAGTCCGACCAGCTGTGCAGTTTGCAAACAAGAGTGAGGCTGGCTGCTGAGGTGagacctttatctccaaacagGCCCTCAGAGTGTCAAAGGGGAGGGTAATCGGccgtgtcacacacactgtgtttagcCAGGATTACACTCTGTCTGCGTGACACATGAGTGGATGCAGGTGTCGAGCGGTCTGGACCCTGTGCAGCCAAATGGGCGATTTagagaagagaaaacacaacaatctAAATGAACTGAGAGTGCAGTGAAAATGGAGGATGGTCTAAAGAGTCACATCTCAGGAGTCACCAGTATTGATTAGATATAGTTTGACATTTCAGGATATGTGCTTATGGTTGAGCAGCTTCTGCAAATCCCTCCTATCAGTGAGCTCACAATCTGACCCAATCACACCTTCTTCATGCAGCCACCGGCCAgctgtgtggaggtggaggtggacagtTTCAAAATCTGAAAACACTAACTCCGCTTTTCCACTGAAGCAGGCTGATGGCTGGTGTAAATTTTAAAGCAATTAAAAGCACAGATCCACTCTCAGCCTTGAGCAGGCACCACAGAAAGATCAGCAGAACAAAGGAAATCAGATGGATGGTGAGCTAAGGTTTTGTTGGCTCAAGAcataattgatttattgattaattAGAGCAACATGTGAGTCTGTTGTTTCCACCACAACAATAGAAACAATGAATTGGCTGATTTGAGGGCAGTTCCTGTaaacaccacatcacatcagtCCCAAGTTCCTATGGATGAAAACACCCAATCTGTCTTTTGCATGCTAATTTTAACCAATCAAAATGCTTCTAAAACATGCTCGAATTTATCACATATAGATCTTGTTGAGGGCTACTAGCTAGCATTTTCTAAAGTCAGGGGTGGAGGAAGGATTCTCATGACCCACAGGGTAACCAAGGTCCATTCTGCAAGAACTTTAATTTAATACTGATCCTGGAACACTTCCATTTTGTGATTAAATACAGAGATTTTCTTTACAGTGTAGTGACAGGAATCAAAAAATAAATGGCCAACATGTCTGATTCAGGATTATCAGGATGTGAATCACCTGAACTGGAGATAAAAGCAGAAGCTAAGCAGCAACACGTCAACGTTGTGACCCTTCAAAAATTAATTTTCCCAAGCACAAAAGAAGGATGTGATGCCTCCATAGAAACAGAAGGCACCCCATCAAATCTGAGGTCTGAACAAACCTATCATGTGAAAAGGAAAGGCAGGCAGTGACGGAGGGAGGTGGAGCATGTCGGCAAAGCAGTgccttgttttcctctctgagaCTTTCATGTGCTGCTAACAGGTGGCCCTTTCAGGAGGTGCAGGATGGGGATGATAATGGAGCACTCTGGGTGGCATTTCGGGTTTTAAGCACAGTCTCTTGTGTGTGATAAACAACCTTCAGTGAACAACACAGCCTCCTGACAGAGCCTGTATTATAACGCGGCTGAACATTGTAGGTAGGGCACAGCGGGGCGAGCATCTGCTATGGAGGCAAACAAGTGTCCTGACAAGCTCCCATCCCAAATGAGATAATCTACCACTTAGATAGCAAcaaagactgaggaggacaAGGAAATTATGATGTTTATGTTTGACTTCAGCTTTCAGGTATATCTACTAACAATAAAAAGCCCTGAAAACCTATAAATCACACACTAAATTGCATCCTTTCTCACTAAATAATGGGGTGAACACTTTTTGCCAACATCCGAACAGTAGAGGTTGCTCTGCATACACTGGTTCTCTTCCTCCTATTCATTAAAAGTAGAAATGTCCATCAAATATGAATACAGTGGCTTTTACAATAACACTGACACAAtccagaggaggaagacaaggaGACAAGCTGGAAAAACTTAGCTTTCCAAGCACCTCCTGAATACATTTCCCTCCTCATAAAACCTttgagctttgtttttgtttgcatttctctctgtgttatCACCTAAACATCAGTCACAGAGCGTGAAAGCACTGGTAAATATTCACTGTAATAGAAAATGTTCAAAAGGTTTCACAATGTTGTATTTTGGTTGCATCTATTGAAGGGAAAACCCtgcacaaaaatgtgtttttatatattggTTTTTAAGATGTAAATCTTTAAGTTCAAGGAAATGTTAATAAATCATTGTCCTCTGAGGGGTGACACACTGTCAACATGAGATGAGCTTACACTGCAGCTCGcccttttaatataaaaaatatatgagTCCCTTTAAAATAACACCAAAATAAGAACTGGCAGTTGaatttatgaaaatgtttacacaaggagtgatgaagaagaggagtgcTCTTCCACCAAGACATCCACAAGCACAGTGGTCACCATTTTGACTGcgatgatgatgtcatgattGCAGTGAAACACTCTCTGGATGACCAAGACTCTGACTCTGGCAGAAGGGATCTGGATGCTCTGCCCCTGCTGTACTAGAAGTCTTAATGTAGGAGGGGACTATGGTGGAAGTTAACGTCTTCTATCGTCGGCCCACAGAGCTGTGACtagatgaagaggagaggatgcTTGTGATGCTCGGGATGTCACTGGGAATTTACAGGCCAGAAGTAATAAAAGAGTGCAAACGTTCAAATAAATCAAAGTTGCTTTTTTCTCTAAAGGAATCGGGGACGAGTTGACCTCCGGCTGATGTTTCGATCAAAACTTCAGCTCCTGAGGCTGTGTAGTAAAATGCCTGAGCTTAGTTGTGTTTGGAGAAAAACTgcaatgtaaaatgtaaaaatcaatcCTACATTTGAAGGAAGCTGGAGGTAGGGTGAGCTAAAAATTAGGTTCATATAGCTTGTAGAagctaaaatataaaaatgtgtgtgtgagcttttaTAAGGACGGCGTACAGCGTGAGACAGCGTGGTGGGAGAAGTGATTGGTAATCTTGGTGCCTGACTGGAGCACTGGATGATTAAGCTCCTCTCTTTGCTCTGTAATCAATCGGTCAGTCCTTTAAGCAACGCAACGCTTCAGTGACGCACTGGTTACAAAAATACACTTAATGGAGACTAAACCCAGATCTGTGGCTGCGACGGCGGAGGTGAGAAAGGAAAGGCGGTGAAGCGGAGCAGGAGGCGACCCTGGAATTaaactgctgcatgtgtgcatcTTTTAGCTTCACCTGCTGTGACACCAAACCTCCAGGAGCCATCTGCTCCTGTTGTTTTATCTCTCATAGCAACCAGCGGGGCCATAAGGATCCAGCAAACAAAGACAGGCTGTTGAGGCAGAGCTGTCATGTCAGGCAGGGGCCACCTTCaagacgtgttttttttttttttttggccacatGCTGCGATTTAAGGTTTAAATCAGGAATATTCTCCTGCTGATTAATGTCACAACTACTCAGTAGATCTTATCTACTGGAGCAGAAAGTCATCAACTAGCTATTAATCAGGCTTTTTGAGCATATGCTCAATTTGCAAATTTATTACAGCCTGTCAAAAAGGAGGCCTACAGGTCAGTTTGGGTGTGTGTAGCTGCACAGAAATAAGCTAAATATATCCTTTCAGCTGAGCAGCAATGATTCAATATAATAGCAGAAAAGATTTTTCAGCTTTTTCTTCCAAACAAAGTAATCCCCCTGTGCCATagtgtaataatacataaacactTACTTTTATATCTCTCGTCTTGGGGGAAACCAGGTCTAGTTTGTGCCGCCAGATAATAAATATCATCTCAATAACAAGCACCCAAATTACAGCTTCTGTTAATGCCTCTGTATAATAAACACGTCTGCCAAGCTGCAGCTCGCACCataaaacttcatttcctcAAGGGCCAATAGCACTGACTTCAGCAATATAAAAGTGCTTTGTCTCCCAAACCCTCCACAAACAATATCACACATCAACTGGGAAGAGTTTAGGTGTGTATTACATGGTGATGGCCCCTGGaagcaaaacacacaatgatacaaaaaaaagagccaTAAGGAAGGTCCATCTGTCAGCAAGTGAGCCggagcagagagcagggagacgcAAAATGATTCTGTGGTAATTTGGTCGCAGGTACAACAGATGTGAGGTTGACACCAGTACATTGTCACTGATGCAAAGTaacatcctgcacacacacacacacacacacacactttctcaatCAGTGCATGCACACTCTCACAGCAGGGGAACCTCCTCCAGACACCCACATAGAGGCATGTTCCAAAAATGCTGCgagacacaaacagcaccagcagcacagcAAGAGGCGtcccacagagaggagagagaatgagagagacaaagggggaggaggaggaggaggaggaggaggaggaggtggaggaggagggagaaagtGAGCGAAAATAAGATGTAatgctgagagggagggagagagagcagggagaaaTCAAAGCggaaaaaacacagggaggATTTATCCTGTCTTAATTAGAACAAAGTGTTGGTGGCATCTTTCATTTGGTGGAAGGCAGAAAACACCAACAAAGCTTTGGCTTCTGCAGCCAGCAACAGAACTTGTTCTCTGGACACCTGGCTCTGTTTTCTGCATGGGAACAGTTTGACCGGTCAGTTGGGGAGGAAACACTTGTGTTTAGAGATGATCAAGTGAAGCATGAAAACGCATTATATTGAACCCAAAgtttctctcccctccctccatccccgCTTTGGTGGAGAGGCGAGCGGCGCAGACTGCCTGCCAATGTTGAAAGAGTCCTGATCAAACAGATGCAGCCACGCTTGGCAGTGGCGTTCAAGGCGAGTTTCACACTCGAGGTGGAGGAGACTGGATGGATGTTTAGCAATGTTTGGCTACAAATCAGGTCCGggataaaagaaataaaaagcttCTTTGATACTTTCCGCCATCTTAATTGGAATTCCTTTtgctcctgtcacacacacacacaagacaagaTGGTACAATTCATCTGAACATCATGaggtttgtgtgtccttgggttATCTTTACACTTATTAgtgaagttttgttttttggccCTGGGGGGACTGACACTGTGGGGGCCCCTGTACGCTCCTTCTGATCACGTCTTAATGCTTTCCCATTGATTGACTTGctattaattaatattagcaCATCTAAAAATTGCTCCTTTGCAGCACTCTTAATTGCACGGTGTCACACTgagcctctcacacacacacacacacagtctcacaccaTTTCTAGTGCAACAATGagctgtcacaaaaaaaaagataattgtCCAGATCTTTTCTGATAAAAGTCCTTTGTGATGATTCTATTCTGAAGCATGACAGCCGGAGACACGCAAGCTAAATTGATTATAGAGTAAAATCTGGTTGTCTGGTGTCAAAGCAAATCTCATTTCACATTTATATTCATGCGGTCTTGCTCTCAGTCTTTTGAACGGCACCCTCTCTGTCAAACAAACTGCATGATAATCCGTGAAAGTGGAAAGGAAGCGTCTGCATCAACTTTTCCGACATTATTAGGACAAGACATCCGTGCGCTTTTACGCACAGGGGGAAACCAGGCAATTAAGCGGCAGCCACGCATCTCATATAGAGTGTTATAGCCTCTGATAAGCAAGCGATATGggacatgttgtttttaaataaaataacacctcAAATTATCACTGCAAACTCACTGaaacaccacaaaacaaaatgcagacAGCAGACACGTTACCAG
This window encodes:
- the draxina gene encoding draxin yields the protein MALCWSLLLAALFATLALSHSAEPGAPHGKRRQAQSSAGGSNTLQYPPQGPQGHGYSREQGGHGGQRARAAKGGKGGAGLLSHRPPHPLARPEDDGMGLEGLSPVRLEMGPGRDRDRGRVKGAAQVWDNHLLGTRKGRGHGHGNGHKHHFEHRRQGGRRDKGRHRKGFPPEPELSSMVRDTDVFEDPPFSSATSPSLSMTPPSEPPSPIIGAFGSGSSMVTTVMNEHPPTLPPASTKPQRSGRGKGQGEVMPTLDMTLFDWTDYEDMKPADNWPSSRKKDKRRSKNLSSGNVTADADAVEPCDHHLDCLPGSCCDLRQHECKPHNRGLNNKCYDDCMCEEGFRCYAKFHRKRRVTRRRGRCVVPESVSSDQGGFITI